A region from the Triticum aestivum cultivar Chinese Spring chromosome 3D, IWGSC CS RefSeq v2.1, whole genome shotgun sequence genome encodes:
- the LOC123077389 gene encoding GABA transporter 1 has product MSPATARGGAQEDYQPGEAGVDKDGGAKEGKGTWRHAAFHVATTIATPAAYAPLPFALASLGWPLGVCCLVIGTLVTWCSSLAVASLWQWNGEKHTSYRLLAQSIFGPWGYWYVSFFQQVASVGNNIAIQIAAGSSLKAVYKHYYAADHGAMTLQHFILLFGMLELFLSQLPDIHSLRWVNATCTASTIGFAGTAIGVTIYDGYRIDRNDVGYSLQGSTATKVFRGFNALGTIAFSFGDAMLPEIQSTVREPATTNMYKGVSTAYTLIVVSYWTLAFSGYWAFGSGVQPYILSSLTVPRWAIVMANIFAVVQITGCFQIYCRPTYAHFEERIQAKNMAYRAWLWRLMYTSAYMATITLVAAAMPFFGDFVSVCGAVGFTPLDFVLPALAFLKAGKLPKNLGLRRTVKALCCAVAVLFSAIGVLACIGAIRAIVLDVKTYKFFHDM; this is encoded by the exons ATGTCGCCGGCGACGGCGAGAGGCGGTGCCCAGGAGGACTACCAGCCCGGCGAAGCCGGCGTGGACAAGGACGGCGGCGCCAAGGAAGGGAAGGGCACGTGGAGACACGCGGCGTTCCACGTGGCGACGACGATCGCCACGCCGGCAGCCTACGCTCCCCTGCCCTTTGCTCTTGCATCCCTGGGCTGGCCTCTGG GTGTTTGCTGCTTGGTGATAGGGACGCTGGTCACCTGGTGTTCGAGCCTGGCCGTTGCCTCACTGTGGCAGTGGAACGGAGAGAAGCACACCAGCTACCGGCTGCTCGCACAAAGCATATTTG GTCCATGGGGCTACTGGTATGTGTCATTCTTCCAGCAAGTGGCCTCGGTTGGCAACAACATTGCGATCCAGATTGCGGCCGGCAGCAGCCTCAAGGCCGTCTACAAGCACTACTACGCCGCCGACCACGGCGCGATGACGCTGCAGCACTTCATCCTCCTCTTCGGCATGCTCGAGCTGTTTCTCTCGCAGCTTCCTGACATCCATTCGCTCCGGTGGGTGAATGCTACCTGCACTGCTTCCACCATTGGGTTTGCAGGGACGGCCATCGGTGTCACGATATACGATG GATATCGGATTGACCGAAATGATGTGGGTTACAGTCTGCAAGGAAGCACCGCAACCAAGGTCTTCAGAGGTTTCAATGCATTGGGCACAATAGCCTTCTCATTTGGTGACGCAATGCTGCCAGAAATCCAG AGCACTGTGCGAGAACCGGCAACAACAAACATGTACAAGGGTGTGTCGACGGCGTACACATTGATCGTCGTGTCCTACTGGACACTGGCATTCAGTGGCTATTGGGCATTCGGCTCTGGAGTCCAGCCATACATCTTGTCCTCCCTGACCGTTCCAAGATGGGCAATTGTAATGGCAAACATATTTGCAGTTGTTCAGATCACAGGTTGCTTTCAG ATATACTGCAGGCCGACATACGCGCACTTCGAAGAGCGCATTCAGGCGAAGAATATGGCGTACAGAGCATGGCTGTGGCGACTGATGTACACCTCTGCATACATGGCGACGATCACCCTTGTTGCCGCCGCAATGCCATTCTTTGGGGACTTTGTATCAGTTTGTGGAGCGGTTGGGTTCACCCCACTGGACTTTGTGCTGCCTGCATTAGCATTTCTGAAGGCTGGGAAGCTGCCCAAAAACCTGGGGCTGCGGCGTACCGTCAAGGCCCTTTGCTGTGCCGTCGCCGTCTTGTTCTCTGCCATCGGAGTTCTTGCATGCATTGGAGCCATCAGAGCAATTGTGCTCGACGTCAAGACCTACAAGTTCTTCCATGACATGTGA
- the LOC123077390 gene encoding transcription factor bHLH51, protein MIPDTKQMDKAALLARVVDQVRHLKRRASEAAQLTPAVPPEADVVSVEFCCTGDTDDDDRRLYMKVSVSCDDRPDLVAGLIQALHGLRLRTVRAEVTSLGGRVQHVFTLCKEEEEGGSAGRAGLISLKEAVRLALAKVASPELVCGGSSGSGSPLQLQSKRQRILESHYSIMSI, encoded by the exons ATGATCCCTGATACCAAGCAG ATGGACAAGGCCGCCTTGCTGGCCAGGGTGGTGGACCAAGTGAGGCACCTCAAGAGGAGAGCAAGCGAGGCCGCACAGCTAACGCCGGCCGTCCCGCCGGAAGCCGACGTGGTCTCTGTGGAATTCTGCTGCACCGGGGACACCGACGACGACGATAGACGCCTGTACATGAAGGTGTCTGTCAGCTGCGACGACCGGCCGGACCTCGTCGCCGGGCTCATCCAGGCGCTCCATGGCCTGAGGCTGAGGACGGTGAGAGCTGAGGTGACCTCCCTAGGAGGAAGGGTGCAGCATGTCTTCACACTCTgcaaggaggaagaggagggaggcagTGCAGGTCGTGCTGGACTGATTTCTCTGAAGGAGGCTGTGAGGCTGGCTCTGGCCAAGGTCGCTTCTCCAGAGCTGGTGTGTGGTggtagcagcggcagcggcagtcCGCTCCAGTTGCAGAGCAAGAGGCAGAGGATTCTTGAGTCGCATTACTCAATCATGTCCATATAG